A DNA window from Bubalus bubalis isolate 160015118507 breed Murrah chromosome 20, NDDB_SH_1, whole genome shotgun sequence contains the following coding sequences:
- the LOC123465227 gene encoding uncharacterized protein LOC123465227 produces MSFISQVTGAEVLSLSVLPFLQDFSSSQAVTGAVSTIKFFFSEAFLGQHFEAVELEDNEPEPGDLFLFRLMSPAGRWCGAHIGVYCGHGEIIHFEGKNPRGQGPHQFLGSCKGVVSKQGQRPMLHSCLLWRVLHKRGGIDCVALERQVHEAMDTDPPPYHPICSNCVHFALQLLGPGLNLDPVQVVQSPMTSVSTAQLPT; encoded by the exons ATGAGCTTCATATCCCAGGTGACTGGAGCAGAGGTCCTCAGCTTGTCTGTCTTACCTTTTCTCCAG gaCTTCAGCTCATCTCAG GCTGTGACAGGGGCAGTCAGCACCATTAAGTTCTTCTTCTCTGAGGCTTTCCTGGGTCAGCACTTCGAGGCTGTGGAGTTAGAGGACAATGAACCTGAGCCGGGAGACCTCTTCCTATTCAGGCTGATGTCCCCAGCTGGACGCTGGTGTGGGGCCCACATTGGTGTGTACTGTGGCCACGGAGAGATCATCCACTTTGAGG GCAAGAACCCTCGTGGCCAGGGGCCGCACCAGTTTCTTGGCTCCTGCAAAGGCGTTGTATCCAAACAAGGGCAGCGCCCAATGCTGCACTCCTGCTTGCTTTGGCGGGTGCTGCATAAACGCGGTGGCATTGACTGCGTAGCGCTGGAGCGCCAAGTGCACGAAGCCATGGACACTGACCCGCCTCCCTATCACCCTATCTGCAGCAACTGCGTGCATTTTGCTCTGCAACTGCTGGGTCCAGGGCTCAACCTGGACCCTGTACAAGTAGTCCAGAGTCCCATGACTTCGGTGAGCACGGCCCAGCTACCCACATAG